Proteins encoded by one window of Lates calcarifer isolate ASB-BC8 linkage group LG7_1, TLL_Latcal_v3, whole genome shotgun sequence:
- the nkx2.4b gene encoding NK2 homeobox 4b: MSLSPKHSTPFSVTDILSPMEDSYRRFGGMDPAAGSLGSPLGAYRQPQVSQPGMHPHQQPQAQPQQHQPPHLHHHHHHHHHHHLSSSSSSSSSSSSSASAAALGPAGPYHVPHGVPQFSGAVGGFCNGGIGNVGDLPSYQETVRSGGAAAAAAAAAWYSNPEPRYPTISRFMGPSAGMNMSGMVGGLAGMDSTAKSMVTLHAAPRRKRRVLFSQAQVYELERRFKQQKYLSAPEREHLAGLIHLTPNQVKIWFQNHRYKLKRQAKDKATQQLQQDGSGGGGGGGGGGGLRRSSSVSPVLSKNGKSCRTSSGDCNQTGNRQSSSEEAMTAPQQHQQQVNQLSSTEELEDLSPSPPLGLHGQINMTQTDAALIEYTNSMIGSNLLYGRTW; encoded by the exons ATGTCCTTGAGCCCAAAGCACTCCACTCCCTTCTCAGTGACAGACATCTTGAGCCCGATGGAGGACAGCTACCGGAGGTTCGGAGGCATGGATCCCGCCGCGGGGAGCCTCGGGTCCCCGCTGGGCGCCTACCGGCAGCCGCAGGTCTCCCAGCCCGGTATGCATCCTCATCAGCAGCCGCAGGCGCAGCCGCAGCAGCATCAGCCGCCTCatctccaccaccatcaccaccaccatcaccatcaccacctgtcctcctcctcttcatcctcatcctcctcctcttcctcagcctcGGCCGCCGCGCTGGGACCCGCCGGGCCCTATCACGTGCCCCACGGGGTGCCGCAGTTCTCCGGGGCCGTCGGCGGCTTCTGCAACGGCGGCATCGGGAACGTGGGAGACCTGCCGTCCTACCAGGAGACGGTGAGGAGCGGAGGggcggcggcagcggcggcggcggcggcgtgGTACAGCAACCCGGAGCCGAGATATCCGACAA TTTCCAGATTCATGGGCCCCTCCGCCGGGATGAACATGTCCGGGATGGTGGGCGGTCTGGCCGGGATGGACTCCACCGCCAAGTCCATGGTGACGCTGCACGCGGCGCCGCGCAGGAAGCGGCGGGTGCTCTTCTCTCAGGCGCAGGTGTACGAGCTGGAGCGGCGCTTTAAGCAGCAGAAGTACCTGTCGGCCCCGGAGAGGGAGCACCTGGCAGGGCTGATCCACCTCACCCCGAACCAGGTCAAGATCTGGTTCCAGAACCACCGCTACAAACTGAAGCGGCAGGCCAAGGACAAGGCCacgcagcagctgcagcaggacggaagcggaggaggtggaggaggaggtggaggaggaggcctcCGCCGCTCCTCCTCCGTGTCCCCGGTCCTCTCCAAGAACGGTAAGAGCTGCCGGACCAGCTCCGGCGACTGCAACCAGACCGGGAACCGGCAGAGCAGCTCGGAGGAGGCCATGACGGCCccgcagcagcatcagcagcaggtgAACCAGCTGTCGTCCacggaggagctggaggatCTGTCTCCCAGTCCGCCGCTGGGACTCCACGGTCAGATCAACATGACGCAAACGGACGCGGCGCTCATTGAGTACACCAACAGCATGATCGGCTCCAATTTACTGTACGGGAGAACTTGGTAG